In Chaetodon trifascialis isolate fChaTrf1 chromosome 6, fChaTrf1.hap1, whole genome shotgun sequence, one DNA window encodes the following:
- the LOC139332412 gene encoding eosinophil peroxidase-like: MKWIFCLMAAGLCLCLQSHVDAETRLSRSAIEKAVIEAKDTVDSAYEYSRRESIERVRRNSASPSDVLRLLKQPLGQTRLAVRSADYMHVAVKLIKRSLERHQKRSINATDFISEEDLRVIADLTGCSARRRVPPCKTTPSLDKFRTISSICNNRKNTRWGSSNTPFTRWLPAEYQDGISLPKGWDPRWRVNRRILPLVREVSNQILRIADYRVENDPLYTHLVTIFGQWTDHDLTFTPHSPVIRSFSNGIDCDKSCERTEPCFPIEIPRQDPRFGRNSEKCIPFFRSAAACGSGNTGHIFGASTVREQMNSLTAFIDVGQVYGADDTKAILLRNLSSDEGLLRVNTKFTDNGRELLPFSNMSVNMCATRARITNDVNAQEVPCFVAGDERSNENIGLTSLHTLMLREHNRLARALAKLNPLWGGERLYQEARKIMGGYFQVLTFRDYLLHIVGPDFVAKQLSTYPGYDENVDPSISNVFATAAYRFAHLMVQPFMFRLDEKYQEHHDYPSPLLHRAFFTPWRIVFEGGLDPILRGLVGRKAKLNTQDRMMHDELRERLFEFSTELALDLASLNMQRGRDHALPGYLKWREFCGLSQPQNERQLAKVLENDKLAKSLLDLYGKPDNIDVWLGGVAEPFVRGGRVGPLFACLIATQFQRIRQGDRLWWQNEGVFTEAQRESLKQTSLSRIICDNTGITEIPEQPFQYTTISKFTKCRNIPAFNLSPWKENIE, from the exons AAACACGTTTGAGCAGAAGTGCCATTGAAAAAGCTGTGATTGAAGCCAAGGACACGGTGGACTCGGCTTATGAGTACTCCAGAAGAGA GAGCATTGAACGTGTGAGGAGGAATTCAGCCAGTCCTTCAGACGTCCTGCGGTTGTTGAAGCAGCCCCTTGGGCAAACCCGTCTTGCCGTGCGTTCTGCTGACTACATGCATGTTGCCGTGAAACTGATCAAGAGGTCTTTGGAAAGACATCAAAAACGCTCCATCAATGCCACAG ATTTCATCTCGGAGGAGGATCTGCGGGTCATTGCTGACCTGACGGGCTGCTCTGCCCGACGTCGTGTCCCTCCTTGCAAGACGACTCCCAGCTTAGACAAGTTTCGCACGATAAGCAGCATCTGCAACAACAG AAAAAACACCCGCTGGGGATCCTCCAACACACCTTTCACCCGCTGGCTCCCTGCCGAGTACCAGGATGGAATCTCCCTGCCTAAAGGCTGGGACCCTAGATGGAGAGTCAACAGACGAATTCTTCCTTTG GTGAGAGAAGTGTCCAACCAGATTCTTCGCATAGCAGACTACAGAGTGGAGAACGACCCACTCTACACTCACCTGGTGACAATCTTCGGCCAGTGGACCGACCACGACCTGACCTTCACTCCTCACTCTCCCGTCATCCGCTCGTTCAGCAACGGTATTGACTGTGACAAGAGCTGTGAGCGCACAGAGCCTTGCTTCCCCATTGAG ATTCCCAGGCAAGACCCCCGCTTTGGCAGAAACTCAGAGAAGTGCATACCCTTCTTccgctctgcagcagcttgtggTTCTGGCAACACAGGCCACATCTTTGGTGCGAGCACTGTCCGCGAGCAGATGAACTCTCTCACAGCTTTCATCGATGTGGGCCAGGTGTACGGTGCAGACGATACCAAGGCTATCTTACTGCGGAACCTCTCCTCAGATGAGGGCCTGTTGAGGGTCAACACAAAGTTCACTGACAACGGCCGTGAGCTCCTGCCCTTCAGCAACATGAGTGTCAACATGTGTGCCACACGAGCTCGCATCACTAATGACGTTAATGCTCAGGAGGTGCCCTGCTTTGTGGCTG GTGATGAGCGATCCAATGAGAACATTGGTCTGACCTCtttacacacactgatgctgcgTGAACACAACCGACTGGCACGTGCTCTGGCCAAACTCAATCCTCTCTGGGGCGGAGAGAGACTTTACCAGGAGGCTCGAAAGATCATGGGAGGATACTTCCAG gttcTCACTTTCAGGGACTATTTACTCCACATCGTTGGTCCAGACTTCGTTGCCAAGCAGCTGTCCACCTACCCTGGTTATGATGAAAACGTGGACCCCAGCATCTCCAATGTGTTCGCCACAGCTGCCTACCGATTTGCCCATCTGATGGTTCAGCCATTCATGTTTCGCCTTGATGAGAAGTACCAGGAGCACCATGACTACCCCAGCCCACTGCTGCACAGAGCCTTCTTCACACCGTGGAGGATCGTCTTTGAGG GTGGTTTGGACCCAATCCTGAGAGGGCTGGTGGGTCGCAAGGCCAAGCTGAACACGCAGGATCGTATGATGCATGATGAGCTGAGGGAACGGCTGTTTGAATTCTCCACCGAGTTGGCGCTGGATCTGGCCTCTCTCAACATGCAGCGAGGCAGAGACCATGCACTTCCTG GCTACCTCAAATGGCGTGAGTTCTGCGGGctgtcacaaccacaaaatgaGAGACAGCTGGCAAAAGTGCTGGAAAATGATAAACTGGCCAAAAGCTTGCTGGATCTCTACGGCAAACCTGACAATATTGATgtgtggctgggaggagtggcTGAGCCATTTGTCCGTGGAGGAAGAGTTGGACCTCTGTTTGCCTGCCTGATTGCCACTCAATTCCAGAGGATCCGCCAGGGAGACCG ACTTTGGTGGCAGAACGAGGGAGTCTTCACTGAGGCCCAGAGGGAGTCCCTGAAGCAGACGTCACTTTCCCGTATCATCTGTGACAACACTGGTATCACTGAAATACCAGAACAGCCCTTCCAATACACAACCATATCCAAGTTTACTAAATGTAGGAACATCCCTGCCTTTAACCTCAGTCCATGGAAGGAGAATATTGAGTAG